A genomic window from Streptomyces sp. MST-110588 includes:
- a CDS encoding response regulator transcription factor — protein sequence MAEYEPAGQGPVDQPGPPDPPGPPVTVLIVDDHPVVRDGLRGMFASSPGFAVLGEAADGVEGVALAVRLDPDVVLMDLRMPGGGGVAAIGELARRAPRCKVLVLTTYDTDSDTLPAIEAGATGYLLKDTPREELFNAVRAAAEGRTVLSPAVASRLVSRVRSPGRQPLSGREREVLRLVAKGTSNREIAAVLFVSEATVKTHLTHIYGKLGVKDRAEAVAVAYERGILG from the coding sequence ATGGCTGAGTACGAGCCTGCCGGCCAGGGCCCAGTCGATCAGCCCGGTCCGCCCGACCCACCCGGTCCGCCCGTCACCGTTCTCATAGTCGATGACCATCCCGTCGTACGGGACGGACTGCGCGGGATGTTCGCCTCCTCCCCAGGTTTCGCGGTGCTGGGCGAGGCTGCGGACGGGGTCGAAGGGGTTGCGCTCGCGGTCCGGCTGGATCCCGATGTGGTGCTGATGGACCTGCGGATGCCCGGGGGCGGCGGGGTGGCCGCGATCGGCGAGCTGGCCCGCCGGGCGCCGCGCTGCAAGGTGCTGGTGCTGACGACGTACGACACCGACTCCGACACCCTGCCCGCCATCGAAGCGGGAGCCACCGGCTACCTGCTCAAGGACACCCCACGGGAGGAACTGTTCAACGCCGTCCGCGCGGCGGCCGAGGGCCGTACGGTGCTGTCCCCCGCGGTTGCCTCCCGGCTGGTGTCCCGGGTCAGGTCACCGGGCCGGCAGCCGTTGAGCGGGCGCGAGCGGGAGGTGCTGAGGCTGGTGGCCAAGGGCACGTCCAACCGGGAGATCGCGGCGGTGCTGTTCGTCAGCGAGGCGACCGTGAAGACTCACCTGACGCATATATACGGCAAGTTGGGGGTCAAGGACCGAGCGGAGGCGGTCGCCGTGGCGTACGAGCGCGGCATTCTCGGGTAG